The following proteins come from a genomic window of Micromonospora echinofusca:
- a CDS encoding AIPR family protein, producing MSANPATSGASPYDATPRTQVRQVRDALLREFDGLIDVEDLANKSAADREQAFLSRALAALTVRDLTGCDSAAAAEAVIDGRDDIGIDAVAIDKNASHLWLIQSKWSDSGKGKFAVADALKFIEGLRCIDARRFDRFNVRFQNLADQVTAVLSHRGSKITLVPTVMRTDPLAADVVQRLSDAQEEFNQFGNILDQRIYLARDIWEVVRNDFAEPSIRLTARMQDWIRITEPYEAFQGIVSVADIAEWYDNHEDRLFDRNIRKSLGITQVNQGLIDTLTADPHNFWFFNNGITVLCDTVDPEYFQRGARRSPVTLTLDGASVVNGAQTVHAIHRAFRKDPEAVAEGYVTVRVISLRNCPAGFADAVTTATNTQNRVERRDFVALDPVQRRIKQDFLLSLQKTYTVQRGEPEPSAENGCSVEVAAIALACAHRNSDLAVRAKLGADLLWEDGSQGAYHLLFNVQDQPSAYQIWRSVLVLREVDATLRRTAKDRQARAEAIVERGNRLIAHIAFQHLDLDGIDEPDTDWDAILAQVPKVVERATDWLVHHVDAEFKKQLVSSTLAEPEPCRTLAGLVLRDLQSGAPVPDLPQEYRPVKSAPRQRRRNAVPTLVDANRLAEGTPLTFRAIGQSERDALAAWLAADPSRGAATWVNQRVRPLLWAADGKRYSPSGLVQKMWQLAEWSKAPVAAQGPARWCDAEGKSLWRLALDTRNEHDLGDLDEDA from the coding sequence GTGAGCGCAAACCCCGCGACGTCCGGTGCGTCCCCATACGATGCGACTCCCAGGACACAGGTCCGACAGGTACGGGATGCGCTACTGCGGGAATTCGACGGGCTGATCGACGTCGAGGATCTCGCCAACAAGTCAGCCGCCGATCGCGAGCAGGCCTTCCTGTCGAGGGCCCTGGCCGCGCTGACGGTCCGCGACCTGACCGGCTGCGACTCGGCCGCCGCCGCCGAGGCGGTCATCGATGGCCGGGACGACATCGGCATTGATGCGGTGGCGATCGACAAGAATGCGTCGCACCTCTGGCTGATCCAGTCAAAGTGGAGTGACAGCGGCAAGGGGAAGTTCGCCGTTGCCGACGCGCTCAAGTTTATCGAGGGCCTTCGTTGCATTGATGCGCGCAGGTTCGACCGCTTCAACGTGCGGTTCCAGAACCTCGCGGACCAGGTGACCGCCGTACTCAGCCACCGGGGGTCGAAGATTACCCTGGTACCCACCGTGATGCGGACCGATCCACTCGCGGCCGACGTCGTGCAGCGACTCTCCGACGCGCAGGAGGAGTTCAACCAGTTCGGCAACATCCTCGACCAGCGCATCTACCTGGCCCGTGACATCTGGGAGGTGGTCCGCAACGACTTCGCCGAGCCCTCCATCCGATTGACCGCCAGGATGCAGGACTGGATCAGGATCACCGAGCCCTACGAGGCGTTCCAGGGGATCGTCTCGGTCGCCGACATAGCCGAGTGGTACGACAACCACGAGGACCGCCTCTTCGACCGCAACATCCGGAAGTCGCTCGGCATCACGCAGGTCAACCAAGGTCTGATTGACACGCTCACCGCCGACCCGCACAACTTCTGGTTCTTCAACAACGGAATCACGGTGCTCTGCGACACGGTGGATCCCGAATACTTCCAGCGCGGGGCAAGGCGATCGCCGGTCACGCTCACGCTGGACGGGGCCAGCGTGGTGAACGGCGCGCAGACCGTCCACGCGATCCACCGGGCGTTTCGCAAGGACCCTGAGGCGGTCGCTGAAGGCTACGTGACCGTCCGGGTCATCTCGCTGAGGAACTGCCCGGCGGGCTTCGCCGACGCGGTGACCACGGCCACGAACACCCAGAACCGGGTGGAGCGGCGCGACTTCGTCGCTCTCGATCCCGTGCAGAGGCGCATCAAACAGGACTTCCTCCTCTCGCTTCAGAAGACCTATACGGTGCAGCGCGGTGAGCCGGAGCCCTCAGCGGAGAACGGGTGCTCGGTGGAGGTCGCAGCCATCGCGCTGGCCTGCGCGCACCGCAACTCTGATCTCGCCGTCCGGGCCAAACTCGGCGCGGACCTGCTGTGGGAGGATGGCTCCCAGGGCGCTTACCACCTGTTGTTCAACGTCCAGGACCAACCATCCGCCTACCAGATCTGGCGCAGCGTCCTCGTCCTGCGGGAGGTCGATGCCACGCTCCGCCGCACCGCGAAGGACCGTCAGGCACGAGCCGAGGCGATCGTAGAGCGCGGAAACCGGCTGATCGCCCACATCGCCTTCCAACACCTGGACCTCGACGGCATCGACGAACCCGACACCGACTGGGACGCGATCCTGGCTCAGGTGCCGAAGGTGGTCGAGCGCGCCACAGACTGGCTCGTTCATCATGTCGACGCCGAGTTCAAGAAGCAGTTGGTGTCCAGCACGCTTGCCGAACCCGAGCCCTGTCGCACCCTCGCCGGCCTGGTGCTGAGAGATCTGCAGAGCGGCGCCCCGGTTCCTGACCTGCCGCAGGAATACCGCCCGGTGAAGAGCGCCCCCAGACAGCGCCGGCGCAATGCCGTCCCCACCCTGGTCGATGCCAACCGACTTGCTGAGGGCACACCACTGACGTTTCGGGCAATCGGGCAGTCCGAGCGGGACGCATTGGCCGCCTGGCTCGCGGCCGACCCGAGTCGGGGGGCCGCGACCTGGGTCAACCAACGGGTGCGACCGCTACTCTGGGCGGCCGACGGGAAGCGCTACTCCCCGTCCGGGCTGGTGCAGAAGATGTGGCAGTTGGCGGAGTGGAGCAAGGCGCCCGTCGCGGCCCAGGGACCTGCCCGATGGTGCGACGCGGAGGGGAAATCCCTGTGGAGGCTGGCACTGGACACCCGGAACGAGCACGACCTCGGCGACCTTGACGAGGACGCATGA